The Duganella sp. BuS-21 sequence GACGACGCCAAGATGGCCAGCGCGCTGGCCAAGTATGAGCTGCACGTCGGCAAAATCCTGGCCCTGTCCGGCGACGGCAACGCTGCCGCCAACGCCAAGAAAATCGTCGCGCTGGAAACCGCGCTGGCTGAAGTGCAATGGACCAAGGTCGAGAACCGCGATCCGGTCAAGCGCTACAACAAGATGCCGATCAAGCAGCTGGCCGAACTGGCGCCGGGTTTCGACTGGGGCCATGCGCTGGCCGCCACCGGCGTCGCCAACAAGACCGACTACGTCATCGTCAACCAGCCAAGCTACCTGACCGGCTTCACCGCCGTGCTGGACAAGACCGACCTGGCGACCTGGAAGTCCTACCTGGAATGGCAACTGCTGCGCCAGGCCGCACCTTATCTGTCGAAAGATTTCGCCGACGCCAACTTCGATTTTTACGGCAAGGAGCTGACCGGCGTGGCCGTCAAGCCGCCGCGCTGGAAGTCGGCCGTGGGCCTGGTGGAAGCCAGCCTGGGCGAAGCACTGGGCAAGCTGTACGTGGCGGAATACTTCCCGCCCGAGCGCAAGGCGCGCATGGATGAGCTGGTGAAGAACGTCTTGGCCGCCTACAAGGTCAGCATCGACAAGCTGGACTGGATGAGCCCGGCGACCAAGGTGGAAGCACAGGCCAAGCTGGCCAAGTTCCGTCCGAAGATCGGCTATCCGAGCAAGTGGCGCGACTACAGTACGCTGGCCATCGTCAAGAACGATTTGCTGGGCAATGTGTTGCGCGCCGAGCACTACAAGCACCAGCGCATGGTCGCCAAGCTGGGCAAGCCGATCGACCGCGAAGAGTGGAACATGACGCCGCAAACGATCAACGCCTACTACAGCTCGACCATGAACGAGATCGTGTTCCCGGCCGCCATCCTGCAACCGCCGTTCTTCGACGCGCGCGCCGACGACGCGGTCAACTACGGCGCCATCGGCTCGGTCATCGGCCACGAGATCGGCCACGGCTTTGATGACGGCGGCAGCCAGTCCGACGGCGACGGCAACCTGCGCGACTGGTGGACCAAGGAAGACCGCGCCAACTTCAAGGCCAAGGCCGACGCCCTGGTCAAGCAGTACAACAGCTACAGCCCGATGCCGGGCTACACCGTCAACGGCGCGCTGACCCTGGGCGAGAATATCGGCGACAACAGCGGTTCGGCCATCGCCTACAAGGCCTACAAGATCGCCATGGCCGGCAAGACCGCGCCGGTGATCGACGGCTTCACCGGCGACCAGCGCTTCTTCATGGGCTTCGGCCAGATCTGGCGCGTGAAGATGCGCGAAGAACAGCAACTGGTGCAGATCAAGACCGATCCGCACTCGCCGGGCCGCTTCCGCACCAACGGCCCGGTGGTCAACCAGCCCGGCTTCTACGAAGCCTTCGACGTGAAACCGGGCGACAAGCTGTATGTTGCGCCGGAACAGCGCGTGATTATCTGGTAAGCGTTTATCTCCCCTAAAAAAGCCACTCCGCGTGGCTTTTTTGCTATTGTTCCCTGACTCGCCTATACAACCGGAGATCGTGACTTGAAAGCTTACCTCGTAAGCGCCCTGATGCTGGCGTTGCTGGCCTCGGCGGGCGTGCATGCAGAACCGAAAACCTCGGGCGTGGATATCGGCAGCATCGATAGCGCCGTCCGTCCGCAGGATAATTTCTTCCTCAACCTGAACGGCAAATGGCTGGCCAAGACCGACATCCCGTCCGACAAATCGAGCTGGGGCTCGTTTGAAAAACTGGACGACGACACCAAGCCGCAACTGCGCGCCATCATCGAAGCGGCCGCCGCCGACCCCAACAAAAAGCCTGGAACCGACGCCCAGCGCATCGGTGATTTTTTCGCCAGTTACATGGACGAAGCCAAGCTGGAACAAGTGCGCCTGGCGCCGCTGAAAGCCGACTTCGACCGCGTGGCCGCGCTCAGTGACAAGAAGCTGATCCCGGGCCTGATGGCCCACTTCAGCCGCTACGGCTACACCGCACCGTTCAGCTTTGCCATCCACCAGGACAATAAGGACTCGACCAAGTACGTGGCCGACCTGTTCCAGGACGGCCTGAGCTTGCCGGACCGCGATTACTACCTGAAGAAGTCGGATAAAAAACTGGCCGACACGCTGGCGCAGTACGAACAGCACGTGGCCAAAATGCTGACCCTGGCCGGCAACACCAACGCGGCAGCCGACGCCAAGGCCATCGTGGCGCTGGAAACGCAGATCGCCAAGCTGCAGTGGACCAAGGTTGCGCTGCGCGATCCGGTCAAGGCCTACAACAAGGTGCCCTTGGCCAAGCTGCCGAAACTGGCGCCGGGCTTCGACTGGACCACCTGGCTGAACGACACTGGCATCGGCGGCAAGGTCGACTACGTGATCGTCAGCCAGCCGAGTTTCATCACCGGCATCGACAAGCTGCTGAACAAGACGCCGTTGGCGACCTGGAAGGCTTACTTCCAGTGGCAGGTGCTGCACGCCAACGCGCCTTACCTGGCCAAGGATTTCGCGCAGGAGAACTTTGCCTTCTACGGCAAGGTGCTGAGCGGCGTCAACGAACAGGAACCGCGTTGGAAGCGCGCCGTCAACGCCACCGACGCCGGTCTCGGCGAAGCGCTGGGCAAGCTCTACGTCGAACAGCACTTCCCGGCCGCGCGCAAAGCACGCATGGAAGCGCTGGTGAAGAACCTGCTGGCCGCGTTCGGCCAAAGCATCGAGACGCTGGATTGGATGAGCCCGGAAACCAAGCAGCAGGCGCAAGCCAAGCTGGCCAAGTTCACCACCAAGATCGGCTATCCGAACAAATGGCGCGACTACAGCGCGCTGGCGGTGGCCAAGGATGACCTGGCCGGTAATGTGCAGCGCTCACGCGCGTTTGAGTACGCCAAGGAAGTCAGCAAGCTGGGCAAGCCGATCGACCGCGACGAGTGGGGCATGACGCCGCAAACCGTGAACGCCTATTACAACCCGGAGCTGAACGAGATCGTGTTCCCGGCCGTGATCCTGCAGCCGCCGTTCTTTGACGCGGACGCCGACGACGCGGTCAACTACGGCGCCATCGGCGCGGTGATCGGCCATGAGATCAGCCACGGCTTCGACGACCAGGGCGCGCAGTACGACGGCGACGGCAACCTGCGCGACTGGTGGACCAAGTCCGACCACAAGAACTTCGCGGCCAAGACCAAGATGCTGGTCAAGCAGTACAACGGCTACAGTCCGGTAAAGGGCTACTTCGTCAACGGCGAGCTGACCCTGGGCGAGAACATTGCCGACAACAGCGGCATGGCGATCGCCTACAAGGCTTATCTGCTGTCGCTGGGCGGCAAGCCGGCGCCGGTGATCGACGGCCTGAGCGGCGAGCAGCGCTTCTACATGGGCTTCGGCCAGGTATGGCGCAGCAAGATCCGCGACGCGCAGCAGCTCGTGTATCTGAAGAGCGACCCGCACTCGCCGGACCAGTTCCGCGCCAACGGCACGGTGCGCAACCAGCCGGGCTTCTATGAAGCCTTCGGCGTGAAACCGGGCGACAAGATGTATCTTGCGCCCAAAGACCGCGTCCTCATGTGGTAATCATGTGGTGATGTAGTACAGTAGTGCCTCGCCCATTTGAGCAATGGGCCTTCCATTAAACTAGAAGGAAATCCTCTTGAAACGTCATCTCGTAAGTGCATTGATGCTGAGCCTGATCGCAGGTTTGGCCGGTGCTGCGGACAGCGCCAAAAGCGCCGCGCCCGCCAGCGCCAAAGTAGCAAGCAAGCCTGCTTC is a genomic window containing:
- a CDS encoding M13 family peptidase, whose product is MTAFATAAEPISGIDIPNMDTSVRPQDDFFTYLNGNWLKTTEIPGDKSSWGTFAKLRDDTLPQLRGLIEKAEAEKAKTGSEPQKIADLYASFMNEDKLNALGIRPVTGELNRIRALKDKKGLPMLFAHLAQIGVATPFGVSVRQDARESTRYAVYLGQSGLGLPDRDYYLKKDDAKMASALAKYELHVGKILALSGDGNAAANAKKIVALETALAEVQWTKVENRDPVKRYNKMPIKQLAELAPGFDWGHALAATGVANKTDYVIVNQPSYLTGFTAVLDKTDLATWKSYLEWQLLRQAAPYLSKDFADANFDFYGKELTGVAVKPPRWKSAVGLVEASLGEALGKLYVAEYFPPERKARMDELVKNVLAAYKVSIDKLDWMSPATKVEAQAKLAKFRPKIGYPSKWRDYSTLAIVKNDLLGNVLRAEHYKHQRMVAKLGKPIDREEWNMTPQTINAYYSSTMNEIVFPAAILQPPFFDARADDAVNYGAIGSVIGHEIGHGFDDGGSQSDGDGNLRDWWTKEDRANFKAKADALVKQYNSYSPMPGYTVNGALTLGENIGDNSGSAIAYKAYKIAMAGKTAPVIDGFTGDQRFFMGFGQIWRVKMREEQQLVQIKTDPHSPGRFRTNGPVVNQPGFYEAFDVKPGDKLYVAPEQRVIIW
- a CDS encoding M13 family peptidase, whose product is MLALLASAGVHAEPKTSGVDIGSIDSAVRPQDNFFLNLNGKWLAKTDIPSDKSSWGSFEKLDDDTKPQLRAIIEAAAADPNKKPGTDAQRIGDFFASYMDEAKLEQVRLAPLKADFDRVAALSDKKLIPGLMAHFSRYGYTAPFSFAIHQDNKDSTKYVADLFQDGLSLPDRDYYLKKSDKKLADTLAQYEQHVAKMLTLAGNTNAAADAKAIVALETQIAKLQWTKVALRDPVKAYNKVPLAKLPKLAPGFDWTTWLNDTGIGGKVDYVIVSQPSFITGIDKLLNKTPLATWKAYFQWQVLHANAPYLAKDFAQENFAFYGKVLSGVNEQEPRWKRAVNATDAGLGEALGKLYVEQHFPAARKARMEALVKNLLAAFGQSIETLDWMSPETKQQAQAKLAKFTTKIGYPNKWRDYSALAVAKDDLAGNVQRSRAFEYAKEVSKLGKPIDRDEWGMTPQTVNAYYNPELNEIVFPAVILQPPFFDADADDAVNYGAIGAVIGHEISHGFDDQGAQYDGDGNLRDWWTKSDHKNFAAKTKMLVKQYNGYSPVKGYFVNGELTLGENIADNSGMAIAYKAYLLSLGGKPAPVIDGLSGEQRFYMGFGQVWRSKIRDAQQLVYLKSDPHSPDQFRANGTVRNQPGFYEAFGVKPGDKMYLAPKDRVLMW